The Acinonyx jubatus isolate Ajub_Pintada_27869175 chromosome A2, VMU_Ajub_asm_v1.0, whole genome shotgun sequence genomic sequence TCTTTTGGAGACGCGTATTTGGTGAACGCTTGAGTAAGGTAGTGACTATCGTACACATTGTGGACAACAAGGTACTAAGAGACCAGGATcctaatgaggaaaataaaaccgATCTAGAAGACACATTAATATATTAAGTGTCCACTATTAAGAAGAGCAGTTAAGATACTGATATACAAAGGACCTTCAGACATATAAGTGAAAAAACATAGTCTCAGATATTGTTCTACTTTAAAATCATACATATTTGTCATAAAGTGTGGTTGTTTCCATAGGTGGCGTATCAATCATGatagttctttttgtttgtttgtttcaagtttttatctaaattctagtTAGTGAACATGTAGTGTAGTTTTGgtgtcaggagtagaatttagtgattcatcacttacatacaacacccagtgctcaccccaacaagtgccctccctaatgcccattgcccatttagcccatcacccacccaaTTCTGCCCACTAATCCTAAGACATACAGAGAGCTAACCAGTGGTAAACGTGGCATTAAAAAAACAcgtatgaaagaaaaatgacttggTGTGACACAATTGTTtgagaaagattattttttaaaaacatctatgtTGCCTCAAGGTAAATgaacatttccaaatatttcagaTCCACGGttggaaataaaattcagaaagtgGGAAATACAAGGGAAAAATCTGTAGGATATCAGAGAGAGAAGAGCTTCATAGAGTGACTTACATACATGGCATATGGAAGTTGAGGACAAGGAAATAAACGGAAAGAGGAATACTACATCTACAGTCTGAATAAAGACCACAATCTCTGACCCAGAGGCTTTGACCCCTGCAATCAGAGGCACTTCTTCAATCTTATGACGATTGGCCATGTAAGGGTCTCCTTCCCAAAGAATGCTTTCAGAGCCCTTTTCATGTCTTTGTTCCTCAAGCTGTAGAtgaaggggttcagcatgggCGTGACCACCGTGTACATCACGGAGGCTGTGGCACTTGACCGTGAGCTCTGGGTAGCAGCAGAGCTAAGGTACACGCCGAGCATCGTACAATAAAATAAGGAGACAACCGATAGATGAGATGCACAGGTGGAAAATGCTTTACACTTTCCCTGAGCTGATGAGATCCCACATATGGAGGAAACTATCTTAGAGTAAGAGTAAAGGATCCCAATGAAGGGACCACCAGCCAACAAGACAGCTGCAAGATACATCACCACGTTATTAAGAAAGGTATCAGAACAGGCCAGTTGGAGCATCTGATTAAGTTCACAAAAAAAGTGGGGGATATGCAAGTGTGTACAGAAGGACAGCCGCAACATCATTAAACTTTGTAACAGGGAATGCAGGACACACATGATCCAGGACACGAGAACCAGCAGCCCACAGAGCCGGGGGTTCACGATGATCGTGTAGTGCAGGGGGTGACAGATGGCCACAAACCGGTCATAGGCCATCACACTCAGGAGGAAGACGTCCATCACAGCAAAgagtatgagaaaataaatctgtgtgaTACAGCCTGCATAGGTTATGACTTTGCTCTGAGTCCGGATGTTCACCAGCATCTTCGGGACGGTGGTGGAGGTGAAGCA encodes the following:
- the LOC128314932 gene encoding olfactory receptor-like protein OLF4 is translated as MEPSNETKFSKFLLLGFSEEPGMQSLIFGLFLSMYLITVFGNLLIILAISTDPNLHTPMYFFLANLSFVDICFTSTTVPKMLVNIRTQSKVITYAGCITQIYFLILFAVMDVFLLSVMAYDRFVAICHPLHYTIIVNPRLCGLLVLVSWIMCVLHSLLQSLMMLRLSFCTHLHIPHFFCELNQMLQLACSDTFLNNVVMYLAAVLLAGGPFIGILYSYSKIVSSICGISSAQGKCKAFSTCASHLSVVSLFYCTMLGVYLSSAATQSSRSSATASVMYTVVTPMLNPFIYSLRNKDMKRALKAFFGKETLTWPIVIRLKKCL